A window from Citrus sinensis cultivar Valencia sweet orange chromosome 3, DVS_A1.0, whole genome shotgun sequence encodes these proteins:
- the LOC102612120 gene encoding protein ENHANCED DISEASE RESISTANCE 4-like: MAESTKLRLVRCPKCENLLPELEDYSVYQCGGCGAVLRAKNKKREADTSSEKSEEERVGEVSVKSHDSPEKGIADLSDASDTDKSNPGSLSHEQRGLEKKNEAGFVDGCTNQSKGPSEKWVVENGLDVKEDGRDEAANETGREDRDLSSKIGYIGGSRRSGQMSDWRSVERGAVDGFPRNARADAGGVRCSTLNYSDEGPSNHPSDSSYGYTEPLKNGVGLDGVNRVRYHEQDRAELLRKLDELKEQLSRSCDVVDKPKEKVPLDGRIAPPDPYVGSDSWLPHGSLGSDRASMPFSGPDKHVAGPTYFNHCPELFPYKNGNEMPMHGLRPGMHNSNHAPPYGDPFGSQVLRRAPPQLPRQYQQPSHPYFSGQYIDPNHDLFESYQQNSMFHQPSCSCYYCYNKYHQVSAPVQSSAFNNRTNNAMLYHHENPRAFVPRVHNHSAAVPPLNSHGPQVHTRWPSDLNCEMGNFVRCCPRRVVLTSSGRRCRPIAGGAPFIVCNNCFELLQLPKRTKLMAKDQKIFQCGTCSTVIDFDVINKKLILSVQAETKGISTEVNGGSNGAMKDYTSHSLGRLDRVNANFSSDDYDNSGYDFQAMDREPASSTDQFLDSGKPPETHSLRSSTPSISEDEHSPEVLITPREVTHSTQQPTKATQSTPPPGSPLQEHFDYSSSNHVVNRFAKGNRSSRSDQEKVITNKVTARQNSLKEASLATEMEVSLNEYSNAGMSQDSGDATREDDLPKNHKTSESFFANIIKKSFKDLSRSNQTQERGNSNVSVNGQFIPDRLVKKAEKLAGPIHPGQYWYDFRGGFWGVMGGPCLGIIPPFIEELNYPMPENCAGGNTSVFVNGRELHQKDLDLLASRGLPTARDRSYIIEISGRVFDEDTGEELDSLGKLAPTVEKVKHGFGMKVPRVAA, encoded by the exons ATGGCCGAGTCAACCAAATTGAGGTTGGTTAGGTGCCCGAAGTGCGAAAATCTCCTCCCTGAACTTGAAGATTACTCTGTCTATCAGTGTGGTGGTTGCGGTGCTGTTCTTCGAG caaaaaataagaagaggGAAGCAGACACTTCATCTGAGAAGTCTGAAGAAGAGAGGGTTGGAGAAGTTTCTGTGAAATCACATGATTCTCCGGAAAAGGGAATAGCAGACTTGAGTGATGCTTCTGATACAGATAAGTCAAATCCTGGCTCTTTGAGCCATGAACAAAGGGGTTTGGAGAAGAAGAATGAGGCTGGGTTTGTTGACGGATGTACAAATCAATCAAAGGGTCCAAGTGAGAAATGGGTAGTCGAGAATGGTCTTGATGTGAAAGAAGATGGCAGAGATGAGGCAGCTAATGAAACAGGAAGAGAAGATAGGGATTTGAGTTCCAAAATTGGATATATCGGTGGTTCCCGAAGATCAGGGCAGATGTCAGATTGGCGAAGTGTGGAGAGAGGTGCGGTGGACGGGTTTCCTAGAAATGCAAGAGCTGATGCTGGAGGAGTAAGGTGTTCAACTTTGAATTATTCTGACGAGGGTCCATCAAATCACCCTTCTGATTCTTCGTATGGTTATACTGAGCCATTAAAGAATGGTGTTGGCCTAGATGGGGTTAATCGAGTTCGGTACCATGAACAAGATCGAGCTGAACTTTTGAGGAAGCTAGATGAGCTTAAGGAACAGCTTAGTCGGTCTTGTGATGTGGTCGATAAACCAAAGGAGAAAGTTCCACTTGATGGGAGGATTGCTCCTCCAGATCCATACGTTGGTTCTGATTCTTGGCTTCCACATGGTTCTTTGGGATCAGATAGGGCTTCAATGCCATTTTCTGGGCCTGATAAACATGTTGCAGGACCTACTTATTTCAATCATTGCCCTGAACTATTTCCTTATAAAAATGGTAATGAAATGCCTATGCATGGTTTACGTCCTGGAATGCATAACTCAAATCATGCTCCTCCTTATGGGGATCCTTTTGGATCCCAGGTGCTTAGGAGAGCTCCACCCCAGTTACCCCGTCAGTATCAGCAACCATCTCATCCGTACTTTTCTGGACAATATATCGACCCAAATCATGATCTATTTGAGTCATACCAGCAAAATTCAATGTTTCACCAGCCTTCTTGCTCTTGTTACTATTGTTATAACAAATATCATCAAGTTTCAGCTCCAGTTCAATCCTCTGCTTTTAACAACAGAACAAACAATGCAATGTTGTACCATCATGAAAATCCACGGGCATTTGTTCCACGAGTTCATAATCATAGTGCTGCTGTTCCTCCACTGAATTCCCACGGTCCACAAGTGCACACAAGATGGCCAAGTGACCTAAACTGTGAAATGGGTAATTTTGTTCGTTGCTGCCCTCGAAGGGTTGTGTTAACCAGCAGTGGCCGCCGTTGCCGTCCAATAGCTGGTGGTGCCCCATTTATAGTATGCAACAATTGCTTTGAGCTGCTGCAACTGCCCAAGAGAACTAAGCTTATGGCTAAAGACCAGAAAATATTTCAGTGTGGGACCTGTTCTAcagtaattgattttgatgtgaTCAACAAGAAACTTATTCTTTCTGTTCAAGCCGAAACAAAAGGAATCTCTACGGAGGTTAATGGTGGCTCTAATGGGGCAATGAAGGACTATACTTCGCATTCCCTTGGCCGTTTGGACAGGGTTAATGCAAATTTCTCTTCGGATGATTATGATAATTCTGGTTATGACTTTCAGGCAATGGATAGAGAGCCTGCTTCATCAACAGACCAATTCCTGGACTCTGGCAAGCCTCCAGAGACGCACAGCCTTCGTTCATCAACTCCCAGTATCTCTGAGGATGAACATAGTCCAGAAGTTTTAATAACTCCAAGAGAGGTCACACACTCAACTCAACAGCCAACTAAAGCCACCCAATCTACACCTCCCCCTGGTTCACCTCTTCAAGAACATTTTGATTACTCTTCCAGTAATCATGTGGTGAACCGATTTGCAAAGGGAAACCGAAGTAGTCGCTCAGATCAAGAGAAGGTGATTACAAATAAGGTTACCGCCCgacaaaattcattaaaagaGGCATCACTGGCAACTGAGATGGAGGTATCCTTGAATGAGTATTCTAATGCTGGGATGTCTCAAGATTCAGGGGATGCTACCAGAGAAGATGATCTGCCAAAGAACCACAAAACAAGTGAGTCATTTTTTGCAAACATTATCAAGAAGAGCTTCAAAGATTTATCCAGATCTAATCAAACACAAGAGCGTGGCAACAGTAATGTTTCAGTCAATGGGCAGTTCATACCAGATCGTTTGGTTAAGAAGGCTGAGAAGTTGGCAGGACCAATTCATCCCGGTCAATATTG GTATGATTTCCGAGGTGGATTTTGGGGTGTCATGGGTGGGCCTTGTCTTGGCATAATTCCT CCATTCATTGAAGAACTAAACTACCCCATGCCAGAGAACTGCGCTGGTGGAAATACAAGTGTTTTTGTGAATGGAAGAGAACTTCACCAGAAGGACTTGGATTTGCTTGCAAGTAGAGGACTTCCAACTGCCCGGGATAGATCTTACATCATTGAGATATCTGGGAGAGTCTTTGATGAGGATACTGGAGAAGAACTAGATAGTCTTGGCAAGCTTGCACCAAC AGTTGAGAAGGTAAAGCATGGATTTGGGATGAAAGTCCCACGGGTGGCTGCTTAG